GAAGTTGTACTGGTAGGCGCGACCTTCCACCTCCACCGGGGTGCCCAGCGAGATCATCGCCCGGACGCGCCCGTCGGGACAGGTGGCGCGAAGCCCCACCGATGCGCCGAAGGAGAAGCCAGCGAAGACCAGGGGCAGATGGAATTCGCGGTCGAGCCAATCGACGGCGGCGCGCACCTCTTCGCGCTCGCCGCGTCCTTCATCGTGCTTGCCCTCGCTGCGCCCGGCGCCGCGGAAATTGAAGCGCAACGCGGGAAATCCCAGTCCGTTCAGGGCCTTCATGGCATGGAAGACGACCTTGTTGTGCATGGTCCCGCCGTAGAGCGGGTGAGGATGGCAGACCAGGGCAGCATGGGTGGCGTCCGGCCTGCCCGCATTCAGCAGAGCCTCAAGGCGTCCGGCCGGGCCATCCAGGAACAGGCTTTGGATCTGGGTCGAAGATTCCACGCGCTCAGCGCACAGCATACCAGCACGAGCACGCTCTAGCGGGGAACGCGCTCGACTGGCTCACAGAGACAACAGGCTGATATCCTTCGCCGATGGACGTCGTCGCGCTCACCCGCCGTCTGGTGGACATCGAATCGGTCACCGGCCG
This DNA window, taken from Terriglobales bacterium, encodes the following:
- a CDS encoding alpha/beta family hydrolase encodes the protein MLCAERVESSTQIQSLFLDGPAGRLEALLNAGRPDATHAALVCHPHPLYGGTMHNKVVFHAMKALNGLGFPALRFNFRGAGRSEGKHDEGRGEREEVRAAVDWLDREFHLPLVFAGFSFGASVGLRATCPDGRVRAMISLGTPVEVEGRAYQYNFLQACPKPKLFLSGDRDPYGPKEILEGVVMRAAPPKRLVFIDGAGHFFEKKLAEVRHTIEDWVKQTLALPPSAG